GCTGGAGCGCTGCCTGACCCTGCAGGCCAGTGCCGATTGCCTGTCCCAGGCGCTGGAGCCGCAACTGACCCTCGTCATCGAAACCCCTTACGGCCCGCTGATGCCGGTCTTGCGCGAGTTCGAACAGGCCTTTCCCTATGTCGACCTGTTGATCCGTCATCCACTGTCCGGAGATGCCAGCGAACTGGTGGCCCGGGGCGAGGCCATGCTGGGGATCGCCTTCTCCCAGCCCGGTTACCCCCGGGAGCTGGAGTTCCAGCAGTTGGGCAAGCTGATCATGCTGCACGTCTGCCACCCCGAGCACCCCCTGGCCCGGCTGGAACGGGTGACCTTCGACGACCTGCATGGACACCGGCGCCTGGCCTTCAGCGCCCACGCCGACAAGCTGCCCAGCAGCGAGTACCTGCGCTGCAGCCAACTGTGGCAGGCGGAAAACTACCTGGCGCTGCTGGAGATGGTCCGCGCCGGCCTGGGCTGGGCCACCCTGCCCCGGCAACTGATCCAGCGCGAACTGGCCCAGGGCGAGCTGGTGGAACTGCAACTGGACGCCTACCCCCACACCGACTGGCTGGTGGGCGTGGACCTGCTGTGGGCCCGGCAGCGAGTGATGGGCAAGGCCGAACGCTGGCTCAAGGAACGGCTGCTGCGCCAGAAGGTGTACGAAGTGGACCGGCGCGGGCAGTCCACGACCTGGTGACGGCGGCACGGGCAACAAAGGGACAAGGTTCTGCGCTTGGCCCAAGACAAAGTCGCCAGGCGCCTGGGGATCTCCCAGTCGGCCTTTGCCCGGCAGGAAAGCGTCGCCCGCCCGCGCCGGGGCACCCGGAAAAAGATCGTCGCCTTCGGCATACGCACCGACCAGCTGGAGCTGTAAGCTGCGCCTCACTCACTGATTGAAAGGGTTCCCCATGAGCATTTGCGGTATCGAGATCAAAGGCAGCGAAGCCATCTTCGCCCTCGCCACCCTGCAAGACGGCACGCCGCAGCACCTGGCGCTGGCCACCAAGAAGATCGCCCTGGAAGACGACGATGAGGCGGGCAACG
This genomic stretch from Pseudomonas sp. Os17 harbors:
- a CDS encoding LysR family transcriptional regulator, producing the protein MHFSLEQLQMFVQAAQTGSFSAAARKLGKTQSTVSVAIANLEADLGVELFDRSSRSPVLTASGRKMLLQAEAVLERCLTLQASADCLSQALEPQLTLVIETPYGPLMPVLREFEQAFPYVDLLIRHPLSGDASELVARGEAMLGIAFSQPGYPRELEFQQLGKLIMLHVCHPEHPLARLERVTFDDLHGHRRLAFSAHADKLPSSEYLRCSQLWQAENYLALLEMVRAGLGWATLPRQLIQRELAQGELVELQLDAYPHTDWLVGVDLLWARQRVMGKAERWLKERLLRQKVYEVDRRGQSTTW